One region of Salmo salar unplaced genomic scaffold, Ssal_v3.1, whole genome shotgun sequence genomic DNA includes:
- the LOC123731710 gene encoding uncharacterized protein KIAA2012 homolog: MAGRLRGPGKQSSMAIYKDRSDVHIPGDPSDPGRAMVRGSLPLELRELQQQTGRSLGTLILGPDGEVIQMSPWDPNNMSATEDQPEDQVTRDHGEASNPERPQTNMDECELVQEVGSDGQTVVSGEQRQEPESPRNRTTRKQLHPDAQRPGGRHKDMMAALSYNLRSRTAPVEIPRQEEGKATREGKEVRREEAEEKSTTRKRRQDLDQTGPQTSGVSSLPTTEEEEEEETQNINPHKPSQPIPTGLSTERALSQKKNPNRSEGPLTPSGRKRGHSKKTNVTVDEQNPQQVEGQTQETGEQTIREKKKKDTLNKEVESQDSPTLQKMTKRKVIEGQEQNQEVFSKEAGKKKKARVKGKPKEKTNKTNESETSPSALGPGGDVKKDTEERSVVQSPRSNHSSVNRSSSSNGQSGQRSHRSTSCEDEVLPSGQRRSSRDQLSSSSVVVAAETQPLNLVMSDTSISTIGRFQSVTETGVGFDKLLAVWLRRLAEEEERQLLEEKETERRRKEQAEKEREWRKKEKKRRQFEMIQKIRQEEEERRAAELELQRLEEAMSKEEDRKRLAAMEDHEKREYLQKQKEEEEERKKVVEERKIREEEAAQWAKEEARLQAELFARQRAMLEQQLQFRRGLLTEAGALGQTQDISRAWVYSYFQLIQLLGLTEVPTAQEDSPEDMS, translated from the exons ATGGCTGGTCGGCTGAGAGGCCCAGGCAAACAGAGCTCCATGGCCATCTACAAAGACAGATCTGATGTCCATATCCCCGGGGACCCCTCTGATCCTGGGAGAGCCATGGTCAGAGGCAGCCTGCCCCTGGAGCTCAGAG AGTTGCAGCAGCAGACAGGCAGATCCCTGGGCACCTTGATCTTGGGTCCTGATGGTGAGGTTATACAGATGTCCCCTTGGGACCCTAATAATATGTCTGCCACTGAGGACCAGCCTGAAGACCAGGTCACAAGAGACCATG GGGAAGCCAGTAATCCTGAAAGACCCCAAACCAACATGGACGAATGTGAATTAGTCCAAGAGGTGGGATCTGATGGACAAACGGTCGTGTCTGGTGAACAGAGACAGGAACCTGAATCTCCCAGGAACAGAACTACACGGAAACAG CTGCACCCAGACGCTCAGAGACCCGGAGGACGACATAAAGACATGATGGCTGCTCTGAGCTACAACCTCCGCAGCAGGACag CACCAGTGGAGATTCCAAGACAGGAGGAAGGGAAGGCGACACGGGAAGGaaaggaggtgaggagggaggaagCTGAGGAGAAGTCTACGACAAGGAAGAGGAGGCAGGATCTGGATCAGACAGGTCCACAGACGAGTGGGGTATCCTCCTTAcctaccacagaagaagaagaagaagaagagacccAAAACATCAACCCCCACAAACCTTCACAGCCAATCCCCACAGGTCTCTCTACAGAACGGGCCCTCTCTCAGAAGAAAAATCCCAATCGCTCAGAGGGACCACTTACACCCAGTGG CAGGAAAAGAGGCCATTCTAAGAAAACAAACGTGACAGTAGATGAACAGAATCCACAGCAGGTGGAGGGACAGACACAGGAAACAGGTGAACAAACCatcagagagaagaagaagaaggacacATTGAATAAAGAGGTGGAATCACAGGACTCTCCCACTCTACAGAAAATG ACAAAGAGAAAAGTGATTGAAGGACAAGAGCAGAACCAGGAAGTCTTCTCCAAGGAGGCGGGGAAGAAGAAGAAGGCCcgggtcaaag GAAAACCTAAAGAGAAGACGAACAAGACCAACGAGTCTGAGACGTCTCCATCTGCGTTGGGTCCTGGTGGAGACGTGAAGAAGGACACTGAGGAGCGTAGCGTTGTCCAATCCCCTAGATCCAATCACAGCTCTGTAAACAG GAGCTCCTCATCCAATGGGCAGTCAGGTCAGAGATCACACAGATCGACCTCCTGTGAGGACGAGGTTTTACCGTCCGGACAACGACGGTCCTCTCGTGACCAACTGTCATCCTCCTCGGTTGTCGTGGCAGCGGAAACCCAACCGTTAAatctggtcatgtctgacaccaGCATCAGTACT ATCGGGCGATTTCAGTCTGTAACTGAAACTGGCGTGGGCTTCGACAAGCTGTTGGCTGTTTG GCTGAGGAGACTGGctgaggaggaagagagacaacttttagaggagaaggagactgagaggagaagaaaggagcaggcggagaaagagagggagtggaggaagaaggagaagaagagacgACAGTTTGAGATGATTCAGAAGatcagacaggaggaggaggaacgcaGGGCAG CTGAGTTGGAGCTGCAGCGACTCGAGGAGGCGATGAGTAAAGAAGAGGATAGGAAGAGGCTGGCAGCGATGGAGGACCATGAGAAGAGAGAGTACCTGCAGAaacagaaggaggaggaagaggagaggaagaaagtagtggaggagagaaaaatcagagaggaagaggcagcgCAGTGGGCTAAAGAAGAGGCACGACTACAAGCTGAACTGTTCGCCAg GCAGAGGGCTATGCTGGAGCAGCAGCTACAGTTTCGTCGAGGCTTGCTGACGGAGGCCGGGGCTCTGGGACAGACTCAGGACATCTCTCGAGCTTGGGTCTACTCTTACTTCCAGCTCATACAACTACTGGGGCTGACTGAGGTCCCCACAGCACAGGAAGACTCACCCGAAGACATGTCCTAG